Sequence from the Zeugodacus cucurbitae isolate PBARC_wt_2022May chromosome 5, idZeuCucr1.2, whole genome shotgun sequence genome:
GTCAGAAACATATGttctcaaatatacatacagacacatctAAATACTTATACCGTTAGTTGTATAAATACGAGACGCGTTTGACACAAGCGATCAGTTTGCCAGAAACACTGGTcgcaatatttacaattttatactGATAAGGCAGCGCGAAATATAAAGCATACAACCAACAAAAAGAGCAAAATGTCACGACTACGAGTTCATACTAAAACGATAACGTTAATATTAATCTGGCTTGCTGTGGCCACACACGTACAGGCTGGTCTGTTCAGCATACCTGATCTGGGTAAAAGTTTGCAGAATATTGCGACGGGAGTCTCCAAAGACATAACCAGTTACATACCAACACCGGAGGGCATTTTCGAGTCGAGTAAGAATCTAGTGGCCGGTTATCCGTTCGAAGTGACTTCCTCGGCAATAAATTCGATTTGTAAGTGTTGAAAAAGTGTTCCAAATGTTTACAGTgttgtgcaaaaacaaaataatttaaatattccttACATCTCAGGCTCCTCGGCACTTTCATCACAAACGATAAGATCGCGGGTCACTCCAGATTTGAAGGAAATGCAATTTCAGCTACGCACCTCCTGTAATAAATACAGTTATCCGCTGTTGGATGCTAATCAATTATGGCGTGGTCCCGAATTCGACCCGTCGAAGAAGGTTGTCATTCTGGCTACCGGCTGGACCACAACTGTTAATAACTCGGATACGATCGATATGTTGGCCAAGGCGTATAACTGTCGCGGTGATGTGAATTTTGTGGTGAGTTAATGTGGTGAATAAAAAtgcttataatttgaaatttccgAAAAAACGATTCTGAAAGAACCAAGATCCATGGATATTACAgcatatacaattttgaattgcTCTTCTCCCACACAGGCCGTCGACATTGCGAACTACGTGGCTACGCTATACACTTGGGCCGCACTGAATACGGATGAAATTGGCGCGAGTCTCGCCGAAGGCCTCTATGTATTATCTCAGATAGTACCGTTGGAAAATATACATCTAATCGGCCACAGTCTGGGTGCGCACATCGTCGGCGCCGCCGGGCGTTACTTTAATTACAAAACTGGCAAGCTTGTGCCTCGCATAACTGGTTTGGATCCAGCGAAACCGTGTTTCAACGAAGGTCACGTACTTTCCGGTCTACAGCGTGGCGACGCTAAATTCATCGATGTGATTCATTCGAACCCCGGTGTGCTGGGCAAACGCGATCCAATGGGTGATGTAGATTTCTATCCGGGCGGTTTGGATCCTCTGCCAAAAGGTTGTCTGGACGTAGTTTGTGCACATGGCCGTTCGTGGGAATATTATGCGGAATCCGTTTATCCAGGCAATGAATCGAATTTCATGGCGAAACGTTGTACTTCACAGACGAGATTGCTTGAGAATAAGTGTCCGGGTGCTGATTCCCCCATGGGCTATGCGGTGTCCCACGAACTCAGAGGCAATTACTTTTTGGAGGTGAGGGGAGCAGCGCCATACGGCTTGGGCGCTAATAGGGAGAAAATTGGTAGGCAGGCCACTTGTGGTTTATGTCAGGAGAAGAAAGAGGAGTGAGATGTGATCTAAAGTTACTTTGTGTGAAAACTTAAACATATGTTGTGattattaaatttgctttgGTTTAAATATTGGCTTCCTTCAAAACACAATGCatgttttctaaataaatagcgTATTTTGTAGAATAGTAGCAACTCTGTTCATATGTCTATAATgtacataattaaatatatttttattaaataatatttttaaaaatttcttgtatttttattccatttatAACAAAAGTAGTGTACTTGTGTGGGCTCTTCTCtaaggaaatttaaaaattttaaattttattctaatGGTAAAACTCGACAGGTTCTGCAGTAACtctacaaaaaaatgtttcaaataaatacgttttttttttaatttttttgaaagaaacatttcatatCATGCACTTCCTCACCACCTCATTAGCTATAAATTTCCTACATAGCTCCTTGCTCATCTCGTCTGTTTTGCTCTGCTCTTTCATCCACACAAACAATCACGTGCCGCTAAAGCTACGCGACTCGCTCTTCGCTTACTCTCAGCGAACGCGAATGCAGCGAAGACGGCGAAGAAAAATATCCGACAAAAATAAAAGCTCCGCCCAAAAAGGCAATCTACCGAAATGCTTCTAGCTTCGCTGCCACTTCTAAACAGTTCAGTTCAGTAGTGAAGCTGTGTCGAATCAGATAATAgtttcgatatattttttgtgctcATGCCACAaactaaattttgcaaaaagtcGTAATTTTTTAAGTTGTACTTTAACTTGGAAGTAGTATGTGGTATTTGGGAATAAAGAAGACACTATGAAGAACAATTGAAAGCGCTCTTATTTTTGCTGTTCAAAATGATGCTCTGATAATTTTGATTAGAAGATGCAAATAGAACCAAATGCTttcaaagatacatatgtatgtatgtacatatttaaaaaaaaaattctggacGCCTCACAACATCTGTCATATGTATAAGCTCCATAATTCTTTTCGCCATTGAATTAAGAGACAAatagattatatccatatttggGATTTTATAGTAACTGTATGctgattaataaaaatatttttaaaaaagccTTTTTTCCAACTtcgaaagaaaatattaagaCTAAATCTCccagaaaaattagtttgttcccattcttcttcttgactggcgtaagtAAGTTCCCATACTCAGCAGAAAAGTCGATTTCGCCGTATAGTAtcaacttatatatgtatgtattaatttaAGTCTACGAACCTTTAAAGAATAATCAATGTAAATTCAAAGAAGGATTTGGAAGATCTTTCTTTAAGTGaccttaatttttatattggattcaaagcattttttttataattttgtggtTAAGAGTGCTTTGGCCAATATCGTTCGGTATATATttgtctaaaatttattttatgttgtcTACACTAATTGTTGGTCTTCATTTACCCAAGCCGACATATGTACTACCCTACCGAAACAAGAAGGTGACCTGATCCACTTTTTCATCTTTAGGCATATCTCCAAAGACATCATTACCGTTAGAAATGGCTTGGTTTTAAAGTCGAACCACTCAccagtatatttatttttatattattatgaacTTATAAGTACTTAaaacatatatatgccgaatgaAGTATTACTATGAAGCCACAACTCTTCACTCGGTTTAAATAGTCTGTTTGAACGAGTCTAAGTCCCCTCCCCCATGTAACGTACTACACATTCACTTCCAACACACCACACTCTCACACAATAATTGCACAGACGCACATCACTGACACgccacattcaccacactcactacAACACAATCACTCAAGCGCCGGGAATACATACCTGTAGTATTTACTTAGCTATTATCTTGCTGTCGCATTTCATTGCAATTGTTTAGGCATCGTCTCAATGAAAAGTCACCAGAGACAATTTTACTTAATTCTGGTTTTGCTTAGCTCGCTTTATTTGTACTGCTTGTTGTAGACTGCTCGTTACCAGAAAACGTAAACCAGTGCCCGTTGTCACACATTACGTACTGAACTGCCACAGAAGGCAGAACGCGCCGAAAAGTAAGCAACGCTTAGGTCTTTTTTATACGCTATTTAAGCTGGGATTTCTTTCATGTCTATTGTTGGCTTGGTAGCTGACCAATGTTCcttttttttagcaaatttacTCCATTGATATTTACCGTCGAGGCTTATCCTATCAGTGATCACTTGCGCGACAACGGCTAGTTTTACTTCTGTTCAACCATGTCGAAACAAAGCTACACTTTCTGTTAAGCACACACACTTATGATTGTTGCTGTCGTATTTTTTGATGGAAGTGAGACCTTATTTAATCAGAAGACATTTATACTCTATGCGGCGATGTTCtctaatttatgagaatttcattgataacaAATTACGTTTCGAATTATTTATAGTTATTAAAGGCATATGTAAAGTGTTATTTTGTGAGATTATTTGAACCCTCATGTGAACCCAAAAATGTATTCGTCGACCCAGTTTTAACATCAAAAGTaatatcaatataataatatagacgcacatacatatatatagatgaatatatatatagctggCTGTATAAATAGGAGACGCGTTCGACACATGCGTTAGTAGTTTGTCAGAAACACTGGTCGCAACATTAACAATTTCACTCCGATAAAACAGAGCGGTCGACGGCTATAGGGTAgaaaacctacagcaataacaacaacaaaaaatgtcacGTTTACACATTCCGGTTAAAGCGatagtattattatttatcacACTTGTTATTGCCACACAGGTACAGGGTGGTTTTCTAGATCTTGGTGCGCAATTTTTGAATGCCACCGGCATGTCCTCGACGGCGGACAATCTGGCTAAAGGTGTGATGAGAATAGGGACTgaacttattaaaaaatcagGCAATATCTTTGGATAAAGTGTGCCTTAATAAATACAGTTACCCGCTGTTGGATGCGAATCAAATATGGCATGGTCCTGAATTCAACCCTGCCAAGAAGGTCATCATTTTGGTTATCGGCTCTACCACAACTGCATTTCTTTAGTAAACAATATGATTCATTAGAAGCAAGATAGTGTATATTTATAGCATATTAATGGATTTATGTattcaaactaaaaatttataaaactctTTATTTTGTCTTTATTTCTTCAGCCATGGAATTCATGGAGTAGGGCCGTTCTACTTTTTATATGatactatcgcaacaaagttgctaagagtgtataatagttttgttcacataacggttgtttgtaacacccaaaactaaacgagttagatatgtgattggcgttgcaaccgtttagccggttatcgccgaatcgacgatagtgcgccacctctctctctccttcgcagttcggcgccagttggagatcccaagtgtaaccaggtcgctctccacctggtccctccaacggagtggaggccttccccttcctcggcttcctccggcgggtactgcatcgaacactttcagggctggagtgttttcgtccattcggacaacatgacctagccagcgtagccgctgtctttttattcgctgaactatgtcaatgtcgtcgtataactcgtacagctcatcattccatcgtctgcggtagtcgccgttgccaatgttctgaggaccataaatcttacgcaaaattttcctctcgaaaactcctagtgtcgtctcatccgatgttgacatcgtccaagcttctgcaccgtaaagcaggacgggaatgataagcgacttgtagagcttgattttggttcgtcgagagaggactttactgttcaattgcctactcagtccaaagtagcacctgttggcaagagttattctgcgctggatttcgaggctgacattgttcgtgttgttgatgctggttcccaggtatacgaaattatctacgacctcgaagttatgactgtcaacagtgacgtgggagccaagacgcgaatgcgctgactgtttgtttgatgacaggagatatttcgtcttgtcctcattcacctccagacccattcgcttcgcctccttgtCCATGcggaaaaaagcagaacaaacggcgaggttgttgcttccgatgatatcaatatcatcggcgtacgccagaagctgtacactcttgtagaatattgtaccttctcggtttagctctgcagctcttataattttttccagcatcaggttaaagaagtcgcacgatagtgagtcacattgtctgaaacctcattttgtatcgaacggctcggagaggtccttcccaatcatgacggagcttttggtgttgctcaacgtcagcttacacagccgtattagttttgcggggataccaaattcagacatcgcggcgtaaaggcaactccttttcgtgctgtcgaaagcagctttaaaatcgacaaaaaggtggtgtgtgtcgatcctcttttcacgggtcttctccaaaatttggcgcatggtgaatatctggtcagttgtcgattttccaggtctaaagccacactgataaggttcaatcagtttgttgacggtgggctttagtctttcacacagtacgctcgatagaaccttgtatgcgatatttaggagactgatcccacggtaattggcgcagattgtgggatctcccttttttatggattgggcagagcacactgagattccaatcgtcaggcatgctttcttccgaccatattctgcaaagaagctgatgcatgcaccttatcagttcttcgccgccgtatttgatagttctgccggtaatctatcggcccccgctgcttttttgttcttcaagtgggtaattgctattcgaatttcttcatggtcgggtaatggaacatctgttccatcgtcatcgattgggggatcgggttcgccatctcctggtgttgtactctcactgccattcagcaggtcggagaagtgttccctccataatcccagtatgccctggacatcggttaccagattaccaccttggtctctacatgaggatgctccggtcttgaaaccttcgttaagtcgcttcattttttcataaaattttcgagcattccctttgtctgccagcttctcaagctcttcgtactcacgcatttcggcctctttctttttttgtctgcgtATGCGTCTcgtttccctcttcagctctcggtatctatcccatcccgcacgtgttgtggtcgtttgcaacgttacgaggtaggcagtctcttttctctccgctgcgagacggcactcctcatcgtaccagcttgttttttgtcgttgccaaaaaccaattgtttcggctgcagcggtacgcagtgagtttgagatgccgttccacagttcccttataccgagagagtgctctcagagagcaggagtgcaagtcgagtagagtatttcgtggctgtctgttgcgattgcagcttttcgacgtcgaaccttccttgtgtttgttgacgggcattctttgctgcacagaggccgttgcgtatcttcgctgcgaccagataatggtccgagtctatatttggtcctcggagcgtacgcacgtctaaaacacaggagacatgtcttccgtctatcacaacgtgatcgatttggttacgcgtgtttcgatcaggagacagccaagtagcttgatgaattttcttatgctggaatctggtactacagacgaccatatttcgggccccagcgaagtcgatcagcctcaggccatttggcgatgtttcgtcatggaggctgaattttccgactgttgtgccaaagacaccttctttacccaccctagcgttaaaatcgccaagcacgacttttacatcgtggcgggggcagcgctcataggtgcgttctaggcgctcatagaaagcatatttggtcacatcgtccttctcttccgttggggcgtgggcgcaaatcagcgatatgttgaagaacctcgctttgatgcggattgtggctagacgttcatccaccggggtgaatgccaggactctgcgacggagtctctctcccaccacaaatccaacaccaaatttgcgctcctttatatggccgctgtagtagatgtcacaaggacccaccttcttccgtccttgtcccgtccatcgcacttcttggatggcggtgatgtcagccttgagtcgtatgaggacatcaaccagctgggcagaggcaccttcccaattaagggtccggacattccaggtgcatgcccttatatcattatccttaaaacgtttgtaggggtcgtcatcaaaagaggggtgtctcatccgaggctttcgtagatttctcattggtacttcgtttttatgtggtgggtcccaagccctacgcacaaccgcataagcgggcttcggcttctcactttagctcgcatTCAAACggctgtctgttggctacccagaggatacttggtctaaaaccggaagtcgtgagctgcttgaaccatgtggagaagaatcgtttctggccactcccaatgaatgacaatcaaaaactttcctcacttgcgtgaacttctacacatgatcccatcctcctggATATAAGATTATAGATAGATAtaagattatatatatcaaagtgattagggtgaagagtggagttcaaatccggatgtctgattgtccgtccgtccgtctgtaacttgagtaaaaattaagatatctgatgaaacttggcacacttgtttgttggcaccataggaaggttgctttcgaagatgggcaaaaaccatatctctaaaattactcgaccaatttcaatgaaatccggttcataatatctgtttgccttcccaatgatatgctgtgaaaatagttcaaattggttcacaaccacgcctacttcccatataccagaaatttgaagtcgatctgaatcgtttactttagaatatataaagtaagccctagtgaagatatcgaaaaagaactttgcaaaaatattgcatttaaagagtggcatcgccttcaaaaatcgctgaaatcggtctataagttttcaagaccctatatatcgaatatgacgatctcagtgcttctaacaaattttttaccgaaaatatggttaagtctctcagatattttgatgaaattcagAGGGTATATGTTTCTTCtgataatatgtctccgtgccaaaaattagtgaaatcgggtcatgacttcccctagctcccatatacctaatattaggattttcaaactttcaatggactttataccatatacatatatgccgaatatgtgagtcaaattattcgttatattaataaaattaaataaataaattgcaagagtataaaatgttcggttctgATCTTTAAGAATTCAAAAAATCATCGCAAGCGTTGATAACGGATAGTCTCGATCATATAGAGTGCTACAGATTACTGACCTCGCCGAGTGTAACTTTTGTTGAAATTATATGTATCTCACTGCCGAGTGAGGTGAAATGTCTACAGTGAATTGTGGATGAATTTTAAAGAGTTCatatcaaattatatatatattcagagctggagataaatatgtatgcattttagATATTGGAACCACTACGGGAATATGTTATAATATTACTCGCTTTTTAAACTGTATAGATAGCTTTACAAAATGCATGAAATTTTTGAGATTAAGAAGTCTCTGTACAATTTATTTATCTGGGTATGCCTCTCTCTAAAAGTTATTTTATGTTGTCTACAATAATTGTGtatcttcatatacatattcataaagGTTTCCAATTCGCATAAAATAACTCAAACTCAGCTTACTTTTAGTCTATCTTCAGCTTAAAAGCATTTTAACAATCACCCATTACCAAATTGGAATCAAATCCGCAGTAATTTAATTAAGTATCTTACGTACGCTTTAGACTGAGTTATTCTCTTCTTGTCACATTTCCTGGCAATCGTATAGACGTCGCTTGACTATTCACCAGAGACAATTTGACTTAGTTTTGGGTTTTGTTAGCTCGCTTAATTTGTATCCGGTGGACTGCTAGTTATcaggaaacgtaaatcagtagTTAGTTGTCATGCACAACGAACTGAACTCTCTGTGAAGGCTgcatgcgcctaaatgtaggcaacacactTAAGATTTCTAATTCACTATTTAAGCTGAGTTTTATATTATCTTTCGTGCCTTTTGTTGGCTTGGTAGCTGACCAATGTTGCTTCTGTTGTTCATTTGCTATGGTGTATGTGTAGAAGTGTGCTTAATAGTcctttgatttttaaatatattgttttgaaaCTTGGCAACTCCATTTCGAATTAaaccacttttatttatttacctgaAGATGCTGAGTATAACTATGAATAGAAATAAGTTCAGTTAATTGGCTAAATGACATAGTAATGAATACAATACATTCCACCCTAATACACCACTCTACATCAATACTTTAAAAGTGTTATCCTATCGATTATGAATCATTAGTCGCTCGACAACCGGCGGTTTTACTTCTAATCTACGACTTCTTAAAAACGTTCAAGTAAATTTAAGCTCTTCTTTCTGTTAAACACTCACACGTACGCTTGCAGCTGCTGAATTTTTTCGGACGATGTGATACCAGTTCTAATCAGATGCCTTTTCCTGGAATGCTTTAAGCGTTCTTCTTAATTTATGggaattttagtaaataaaataataaataaattataatacatttaattttattcatagtaattatatacatatgtatttagagtGCTATTTGAACTCTCATATCACCCCGAAAATGAAGTTAATCACACTTGTGAAATGACACTAATCGAAATGACTGTTTTTTGAGAATGCTAGCGAGTTATGCATTGGTAcccttgaaattataaaatatcgcCCTTAAGTAAtactttattacaaaatttcattaaaaagccTAGTTCGATCTAGTTTTCaactcaaaaataatattatctgtAATTGAAGCCACTTCCTGATCGCTATGTTAGAACTATCttctctatttttaaaagttagaGACACATATATGTTTTGCAAAATAGTTGTACAAAATATATTGAttacttaattatatatatttttttattttatatttattgattacTGTGGTTATATTTACTGTAATGTTTCCAAtacttttcattattttgaattatttttgattactttaatcacatatatttacatattcccTCTGGATTATTTTtgttagaataaaaaataataataataagggaTTATGATTAAGTAGGATTGCAGATTACTTATGATTACTTACGATtacttttcatatatttttatactctcgcaacaaagttgctacgagagtattatagttttgtccacataacggttggttgtaagtcctaaagctaaacgagttagatatatggttatatatatcaaaatgctcagagtgacgagaaaagttcaaatccggatgtctgtctgtccgtccgtccgtgcaagctgtaacttgagtaaaaattgagatatcttgatgaaacttggaagacgtatttcttggcatcataagaaggttaagttcgaaaatgggagtaaacggaccactgccacgcccaccgaaaaccgaaaacacataactaagccataaataaagctatggaaataaaatttggtatgaaggatcgcactatgagggagcatatgtggatgtaatttttttgatgaagtgggcgtggccccgccccctactaagttttatgtacatatctcgcaaaccaatagagctatataaaccaaactttttgcagtcgttttttgtttagccacttcttaatacagttcaaaaatgatagaaatcggatcataaccacgcccacctcccatacaaaagttaggttgaaaattactaaaagtgggtcaactcactaacgaaaaacgtcagaaacactaaatttcagataagaaatggcatatggaagctgcactcagatttttttacaaaatgaaaaatgggcgtggcatcgcccacttatgggtcaaaaaccatatctcaggaactactcgaccgatttcaatgaaacttggtttgtaatagtttctttacaacccaatgatatgttgtgaaaatagaccaaattgcttcacaaccacgcctacttcctatataccagaactttgaagactatatgaatcgcttactttacaatatataaagtaagcactagtgaagatatcggtgcagaactttgcacaaataatatgtttatagtgtggcagccccattctaaaaatcgcagaaatcggaccattggtttttaaggccccatatatcgaatacgagggcctcggtgcttcttacctaatattatggtttccaactttcaatggactttatacaatatatatgacgaatatgtgggtcaaattgtgtat
This genomic interval carries:
- the Yp3_0 gene encoding vitellogenin-3; this translates as MSRLRVHTKTITLILIWLAVATHVQAGLFSIPDLGKSLQNIATGVSKDITSYIPTPEGIFESSKNLVAGYPFEVTSSAINSICSSALSSQTIRSRVTPDLKEMQFQLRTSCNKYSYPLLDANQLWRGPEFDPSKKVVILATGWTTTVNNSDTIDMLAKAYNCRGDVNFVAVDIANYVATLYTWAALNTDEIGASLAEGLYVLSQIVPLENIHLIGHSLGAHIVGAAGRYFNYKTGKLVPRITGLDPAKPCFNEGHVLSGLQRGDAKFIDVIHSNPGVLGKRDPMGDVDFYPGGLDPLPKGCLDVVCAHGRSWEYYAESVYPGNESNFMAKRCTSQTRLLENKCPGADSPMGYAVSHELRGNYFLEVRGAAPYGLGANREKIGRQATCGLCQEKKEE